Proteins from a single region of Syntrophales bacterium:
- a CDS encoding PEP/pyruvate-binding domain-containing protein, with translation MVSFSRVSTGIEGLDSVLNYLQTGDNVVLQVDDMEDYRSFVLPFVKTALENNERVVYMRFARHAPLLEPTGQVTIYKLNADMGFESFSTQVHNIIRQEGRDVFYVFDCLSDLLHAWATDLMIGNFFVITCPYLFELNTVAYFAILRSRHSFKTIARIRETTQVLLDIYNYMGKMCVHPLKAWHRYSPTMFLPHIQTNGRFTPIMNSVDATNLFAFLANKGSIGAERNLDYWDRIFMQARELAQDPGAREAKHGMVDQLSRVLIGREKRMLSLARDYFSLEDLLEIQERLIGTGFIGGKSVGMLLARNVLRKDRSFDWDGKLERHDSFYIGSDVFYSYIVQNGWWKLLMAQKTKEGYFECAGELRNVMLRGVFPEEVREQFQLMLEYFGQSPIIVRSSSLLEDAFGNAFAGKYESYFCANQGTPEQRYESFEEAVRRIFASTMNVDALTYRLQRGLDQQDEQMALLVQRVSGSYRKHYFFPELAGVGLSHNTFVWKQGLDPKAGMLRLVLGLGTRAVNRVENDYPRIVALDDPLLKAHSGLDDARRFSQHDVDALNLEENRFQSLPLVQVVQEGLDARLDLVGTRDMESADRLRALGRPETDIWILTFDELLSTTDFPDTMSRMLKTLERVYEYPVDIEFTANFNAQGNLQVNLLQCRPFQTRGQTAQVEIPARVRKERVLIRQEGNFMGGSISQPISHVIYIDPQGYTKLSLSEKYDVARIIGRLNKLVENREERPTALLGPGRWGTTTPAMGVPVTFSEINNITAIAEIAYRDGSLIPDLSFGTHFFQDLVEMEIFYMAIYPEKENVYFNPAWLSAFPNRLAELSPRDGAYGEVVRVYDVRERNLRLMSNVVTQKLIVYARE, from the coding sequence ATGGTATCCTTTTCCCGGGTCTCGACCGGCATCGAGGGGCTCGACAGCGTCCTGAACTACCTCCAGACGGGAGACAATGTGGTGCTCCAGGTGGACGACATGGAGGACTACCGCTCCTTCGTCCTTCCTTTTGTCAAGACGGCCCTCGAGAACAACGAACGGGTCGTCTACATGCGCTTTGCCCGCCACGCGCCGCTCCTGGAGCCCACGGGCCAGGTGACCATCTACAAGCTGAACGCCGACATGGGGTTCGAGTCCTTCTCCACCCAGGTCCACAACATCATCCGCCAGGAGGGACGGGACGTTTTTTATGTCTTCGACTGCCTTTCGGACCTCCTGCACGCCTGGGCCACGGACCTGATGATCGGCAATTTCTTCGTCATCACCTGCCCGTACCTTTTCGAGTTGAACACCGTCGCCTATTTCGCCATCCTCCGGAGCCGGCACTCCTTCAAGACAATCGCCCGCATCCGGGAGACCACCCAGGTGCTCCTCGATATTTACAATTATATGGGAAAGATGTGTGTCCATCCCCTCAAGGCATGGCACCGCTATTCGCCCACCATGTTCCTTCCCCACATTCAGACCAACGGCCGCTTCACGCCGATCATGAACAGCGTCGACGCCACGAACCTGTTCGCCTTCCTGGCCAACAAGGGATCCATCGGTGCCGAGCGGAACCTGGATTACTGGGACCGCATCTTCATGCAGGCCCGCGAACTGGCACAGGACCCCGGGGCAAGGGAAGCGAAACACGGCATGGTGGACCAGCTCTCCCGGGTCCTCATCGGCCGGGAGAAACGAATGCTGTCCCTGGCCAGGGATTATTTCAGCCTGGAGGATCTGTTGGAGATCCAGGAACGCCTGATCGGAACGGGATTCATCGGCGGAAAATCCGTCGGCATGCTCCTGGCCCGGAACGTACTCCGGAAGGACCGGTCCTTCGACTGGGACGGCAAGCTGGAACGGCACGACTCCTTCTATATCGGCTCCGATGTCTTCTACTCCTACATCGTTCAGAACGGCTGGTGGAAGCTCCTGATGGCGCAGAAGACCAAGGAAGGCTATTTCGAGTGCGCCGGGGAGCTTCGGAACGTCATGCTCCGGGGCGTTTTTCCGGAGGAGGTGCGGGAGCAGTTCCAGCTGATGCTCGAGTATTTCGGCCAGTCCCCCATCATCGTCCGCTCCAGCAGCCTGCTGGAAGACGCCTTCGGCAATGCCTTCGCGGGCAAGTACGAGAGCTACTTCTGCGCCAACCAGGGCACGCCGGAGCAGCGCTACGAGTCTTTCGAGGAGGCGGTGCGGCGCATCTTCGCCAGCACCATGAACGTCGACGCCCTGACCTATCGGCTTCAGCGGGGCCTGGACCAGCAGGACGAGCAGATGGCCCTCCTCGTCCAGCGGGTGTCCGGATCCTACCGGAAGCATTATTTCTTCCCGGAGCTGGCCGGCGTCGGGCTTTCCCACAACACCTTCGTCTGGAAACAGGGCCTCGATCCGAAGGCCGGCATGCTCCGTCTGGTCCTGGGGCTGGGAACCCGGGCGGTCAACCGGGTGGAAAACGATTATCCGCGGATCGTGGCCCTCGACGATCCCCTGCTGAAGGCCCATTCAGGGCTTGACGACGCCCGGCGGTTCTCCCAGCACGATGTGGACGCCCTCAACCTGGAGGAAAACCGCTTCCAGTCACTGCCGCTGGTGCAGGTGGTCCAGGAGGGCCTGGACGCGAGGCTCGACCTGGTGGGCACCCGTGACATGGAGTCCGCGGACCGCCTGCGGGCCCTGGGCAGGCCCGAAACGGACATCTGGATCCTGACCTTCGACGAGCTCCTCTCGACGACGGATTTTCCCGATACCATGTCCCGGATGCTCAAGACGCTCGAAAGGGTCTATGAATACCCGGTGGACATCGAGTTTACGGCCAACTTCAACGCCCAGGGGAACCTGCAGGTCAATCTGCTTCAATGCCGGCCGTTCCAGACGCGGGGACAGACGGCCCAGGTGGAGATCCCGGCCAGGGTCCGGAAGGAGCGGGTGCTCATCCGGCAGGAGGGAAACTTCATGGGCGGAAGCATTTCGCAGCCCATTTCCCACGTGATCTACATCGATCCCCAGGGCTATACAAAATTGTCCCTCTCGGAAAAATACGACGTGGCCCGCATCATCGGCCGGCTCAACAAGCTCGTGGAGAACCGGGAGGAAAGACCCACGGCCCTCCTGGGACCGGGTCGCTGGGGAACGACGACGCCGGCCATGGGAGTCCCCGTGACCTTCTCGGAGATCAACAACATCACCGCCATCGCCGAGATCGCCTACCGGGACGGAAGCCTGATCCCCGATCTCTCCTTCGGGACCCATTTCTTCCAGGACCTTGTGGAGATGGAGATCTTCTACATGGCCATCTATCCCGAGAAGGAGAACGTCTACTTCAACCCGGCGTGGCTCTCGGCCTTTCCCAACCGCCTCGCGGAACTGTCCCCCAGGGACGGCGCCTACGGGGAAGTGGTGCGCGTCTACGACGTGCGGGAGCGGAATCTCCGGCTCATGTCGAACGTCGTGACGCAGAAGCTGATCGTGTACGCCCGGGAATGA
- the gdhA gene encoding NADP-specific glutamate dehydrogenase, whose protein sequence is MSVISDVLAKVKQLDPDQPEFHQAVEEVMETLEPTTKRHPEFVKANIYERIVEPERTMLFRVPWVDDKGNVRVNRGFRVQFNNAIGPFKGGLRFHPSVNLGIIKFLGFEQIFKNSLTTLPMGGGKGGSDFDPKGKSDGEVMRFCQAFMRELFRHVGAETDVPAGDIGVGGREIGYLFGYYKKIRNEHTGVLTGKALEYGGSLVRPEATGYGTTYFAAEMLATRGLDFKGKIVAISGAGNVAQYAVEKVNQLGGKVITLCDSSATIVDEAGIDQNKCDFVMELKNVKRGRIKEYADKYKTCCVEGSSVWDVIRDQGIKVDIALPCATQNELDASHAAALVKNGCLCVAEGANMPSTPDAVKIFQENSILYGPGKAANAGGVATSGLEMSQNSLKLSWTREEVDQRLLIIMKSIHKACVETAEAYGRKGDYVTGANIAGFTKVARAMLAFGVV, encoded by the coding sequence ATGTCCGTTATTTCAGATGTCCTTGCCAAGGTAAAGCAGCTTGACCCCGACCAGCCCGAGTTCCACCAGGCCGTGGAAGAGGTCATGGAGACCCTGGAGCCGACGACGAAACGCCATCCCGAATTCGTGAAGGCGAACATCTACGAGCGCATCGTCGAGCCCGAACGCACGATGCTGTTCCGCGTTCCCTGGGTGGATGACAAGGGGAATGTCCGGGTGAACCGGGGCTTCCGGGTCCAGTTCAACAACGCCATCGGTCCCTTCAAGGGCGGCCTCCGCTTCCATCCCTCGGTGAACCTGGGAATCATCAAGTTCCTCGGCTTCGAGCAGATCTTCAAGAATTCCCTGACGACCCTGCCCATGGGCGGCGGCAAGGGCGGCTCCGATTTCGATCCCAAAGGCAAGTCGGACGGCGAGGTCATGCGGTTCTGCCAGGCCTTCATGCGGGAGCTCTTCCGCCATGTCGGCGCGGAGACGGACGTCCCCGCCGGCGACATCGGGGTCGGCGGCCGGGAAATCGGCTACCTCTTCGGATACTACAAGAAGATCCGCAACGAGCATACCGGCGTGCTGACCGGCAAGGCTCTGGAATATGGCGGCAGCCTGGTCCGTCCCGAGGCTACCGGGTACGGCACCACCTATTTTGCGGCGGAGATGCTGGCCACCCGCGGCCTGGACTTCAAGGGCAAGATCGTGGCCATCAGCGGCGCCGGCAACGTGGCCCAGTACGCCGTCGAGAAGGTCAACCAGCTGGGCGGCAAGGTCATCACCCTGTGCGACTCCAGCGCAACCATCGTGGACGAGGCTGGCATCGACCAGAACAAGTGCGATTTTGTCATGGAGCTGAAAAACGTCAAGCGCGGCCGGATCAAGGAGTACGCCGACAAGTACAAGACCTGCTGCGTCGAGGGTTCCAGCGTGTGGGACGTGATCCGGGACCAGGGAATCAAGGTGGACATCGCCCTGCCATGCGCCACCCAGAACGAGCTGGATGCCTCCCATGCCGCCGCCCTGGTGAAGAACGGCTGCCTCTGCGTGGCCGAGGGGGCCAACATGCCCTCCACACCGGACGCCGTGAAGATCTTCCAGGAAAACAGCATCCTCTACGGACCCGGGAAGGCCGCCAATGCCGGCGGCGTGGCCACTTCGGGCCTGGAAATGAGCCAGAACAGCCTGAAGCTCTCCTGGACCCGGGAAGAGGTGGACCAGCGACTCCTCATCATCATGAAGAGCATCCACAAGGCCTGCGTCGAGACCGCCGAGGCCTACGGCCGGAAGGGAGACTACGTGACGGGCGCCAACATCGCCGGATTCACCAAGGTGGCCCGGGCCATGCTGGCCTTCGGTGTCGTATAA
- a CDS encoding aminopeptidase, with product MLTDTRLERYADVLLWGLETARKGKFRKGDIVLIQYDPPALPLAELLYARVLDRGMSPVQRMGLTFRMERMFFEKSSGRQLTFIAPGERELLERVNGRIFLRAPESLTHLKEIDSFRIGKVLVARKSLKDILDRREEEGHYGWTLCTYPTKELAVQAKTTPKAYENEIVRACWLDEEDPVRKWSWIHREIGRIKTWLGSLPVKSFRVESANMDLTVVPGEHRKWAGVSGHNIPSYEVFLSPDWRGTEGTYYANLPSYRSGNYVEGVRLTFRKGVAVGIQAATGEEFVRKQLAMDRGASRVGEFSLTDRRFSRIGRFMADTLFDENHGGAFGNCHVAVGSSYSDTYSGNPADLTMEKKKALGFNDSALHWDLVNTENKTVTARLKTGKNVVVYDGGVFKI from the coding sequence ATGCTGACGGATACCCGGTTGGAGCGCTATGCGGATGTTCTTCTGTGGGGATTGGAAACCGCGCGGAAAGGGAAGTTCCGGAAGGGGGATATTGTCCTGATCCAGTATGACCCGCCGGCGCTCCCTCTGGCGGAGCTCCTGTATGCCCGCGTCCTGGATCGCGGGATGTCCCCGGTCCAGCGGATGGGGCTGACCTTTCGCATGGAGAGGATGTTTTTCGAGAAATCATCGGGACGCCAGCTGACCTTCATCGCCCCGGGGGAACGGGAGCTTCTGGAGCGGGTCAACGGCCGGATTTTCCTGCGGGCGCCGGAGTCGCTGACGCACCTGAAGGAGATCGATTCCTTCCGGATCGGGAAGGTCCTGGTGGCCCGGAAGTCCCTGAAGGACATCCTGGATCGCCGGGAAGAGGAGGGGCACTACGGCTGGACCCTCTGCACGTATCCGACGAAGGAGCTGGCCGTCCAGGCAAAGACGACCCCGAAGGCCTACGAGAACGAGATCGTCCGGGCCTGCTGGCTCGACGAGGAGGATCCCGTCCGGAAGTGGTCCTGGATCCACCGGGAGATCGGCCGCATCAAGACGTGGCTGGGCAGCCTGCCCGTGAAGTCCTTCCGTGTCGAGTCGGCGAACATGGATCTGACGGTGGTACCGGGGGAGCACAGGAAATGGGCCGGCGTTTCGGGGCACAACATCCCGAGCTACGAAGTCTTCCTCTCCCCGGACTGGCGTGGAACCGAGGGGACGTATTACGCGAACCTTCCTTCGTACCGGAGCGGCAATTACGTGGAGGGGGTCCGGCTGACCTTCCGGAAGGGCGTAGCCGTTGGTATCCAGGCCGCCACGGGGGAGGAGTTCGTCCGGAAGCAGCTCGCCATGGATCGGGGGGCGAGCCGGGTGGGGGAGTTCTCCCTGACGGACCGCCGGTTCTCCCGGATCGGCCGCTTCATGGCGGACACGCTCTTCGATGAGAACCACGGAGGGGCCTTCGGGAACTGCCACGTGGCCGTCGGGTCGTCCTATTCGGACACCTACTCGGGAAACCCCGCAGACTTGACCATGGAAAAGAAGAAGGCCCTGGGCTTCAACGATTCGGCCCTTCACTGGGATCTCGTGAACACGGAGAACAAGACCGTGACGGCCAGGCTGAAAACCGGGAAGAACGTCGTCGTCTACGACGGAGGGGTGTTCAAGATCTGA
- a CDS encoding NrpR regulatory domain-containing protein, protein MGSPFTNPADVERKTLMILRILHEAGQSVGSRLISRKMLERGLPSSERAVRYHLKLMDERGLTRLIGKRDGRIITDRGIEEIGRARVRDKVGLANSRIESLAFQTTFKPETGRGLLPVNISLLPEETFPEAVRIMEPVFEAGYAVSRRVAVAGPGQRLAGLLVPEGRVAMATVCSIVVNGVLLKHGIPMDSKFGGILQVRNRNPLRFVELIYYSGSSLDPSEVFIRGKMTSVRSVVAEGEGMLLANFREIPAACLPLMEQQLAGLARAGIDGVLVKGEVSEPVCQTPVEVNRVGIVLIGGLNPVACVEEAGLDVDNRAMSAVMEFGDMEPFDQVLKRCRDWTGPGKKTARRRAGEGSPGEK, encoded by the coding sequence ATGGGTTCCCCCTTCACAAATCCCGCCGATGTCGAGCGCAAGACCCTGATGATCCTACGCATTCTCCACGAGGCGGGTCAGTCCGTGGGATCGCGCCTGATTTCCCGGAAGATGCTGGAACGGGGCCTGCCATCGAGCGAGCGGGCCGTCCGTTACCACCTGAAACTCATGGACGAGCGCGGATTGACACGGCTGATCGGCAAGCGCGACGGGCGGATCATCACCGACCGGGGTATCGAGGAGATCGGCCGGGCCAGGGTCCGGGACAAGGTGGGACTGGCCAATTCCCGCATCGAGTCCCTGGCGTTCCAGACCACGTTCAAACCGGAAACCGGCCGGGGGCTTCTGCCGGTGAACATCTCGCTCCTGCCGGAGGAGACATTTCCCGAGGCCGTCCGGATCATGGAGCCGGTCTTCGAGGCGGGCTATGCCGTCAGCCGCCGCGTGGCCGTCGCCGGTCCGGGACAGAGGCTGGCGGGACTCCTCGTCCCCGAGGGTCGGGTGGCAATGGCCACGGTGTGCAGCATCGTGGTCAACGGCGTTCTCCTGAAACACGGCATCCCCATGGACTCCAAGTTCGGTGGCATCCTGCAGGTGAGAAACCGCAACCCCCTCCGGTTCGTGGAGCTGATCTACTACTCCGGATCGTCCCTGGACCCGTCGGAGGTCTTCATCCGGGGAAAGATGACGTCCGTCCGAAGCGTCGTTGCCGAGGGAGAGGGAATGCTCCTGGCCAACTTCCGGGAAATCCCGGCTGCCTGCCTTCCCCTCATGGAACAGCAGCTCGCCGGGCTGGCCCGGGCCGGCATCGACGGGGTCCTCGTGAAGGGCGAGGTGAGCGAGCCGGTCTGCCAGACACCCGTGGAAGTGAATCGGGTCGGCATCGTTCTCATTGGAGGCCTGAACCCGGTCGCCTGCGTGGAGGAGGCGGGGCTGGACGTGGACAACCGGGCCATGTCCGCCGTCATGGAGTTCGGAGACATGGAGCCGTTCGACCAGGTATTGAAGCGCTGCCGGGACTGGACGGGACCCGGAAAGAAGACAGCACGCCGGCGGGCCGGGGAAGGATCGCCGGGGGAAAAATAA